One Aquisediminimonas profunda genomic region harbors:
- a CDS encoding PQQ-dependent dehydrogenase, methanol/ethanol family, with protein MYKRYVLAGALILGAASLSSCGHNGGKGAKVDDARLLAAADDGANWMTYGRTYDEQRFSPLTAVNDSNVGQLGLEWSSDLDTARGQEATPIVVDGVMYITTAWSMVKAYDAATGKPLWSYDPQVPRSKLVDVCCDAVNRGVAVYQGKVYVATLDGRLIALNADDGKVIWSKLTIPEGSHMAITGAPRIVKGKVLIGSAGAEYITRGYLAAYDAETGKEAWRFYTVPGDPSKPFEGKHLEAASKTWAPDAWKNGGGGTVWDSITYDPKTDLVYFGTANAEPWNPAARGSAAGDSLYTASIVAVKPDTGEYVWHFQETPEDRWDFDSNQQIMVADIPVNGKPQHVILHAPKNGFFYTLDAATGKFISGKPFAKINWASGLDPVSGKPIVNPEARYEITGKPWVGMPGAVGAHSWTPMSYSPKTGLVYIPANETVQVYKAAAKDWKPGPVGFQLGMDVGGLEVPADKAIRAATAAASNGSLVAWDPVAGKARWTVNYPGPTNGGTLATAGNLVFQGTAGGEFRAYAADTGKQLWTFPTQSGVIAAPMTYSVKGVQYVAILVGWGGVWDVSGGMLVSKSRMAPNISRLLVFKIGGAKTLPPPPPYSKRVLDPPPFTGTPEQVTDGSSHYGNSCSVCHGNAAVAGSLNPDVRHSAALGNAKLWQLIVHDGLLKDNGMVSWAGQYSPEQIENIRQYVIKRANEDKLIGSGGE; from the coding sequence ATGTACAAGCGCTATGTCTTGGCTGGAGCCCTGATCCTTGGTGCAGCAAGCCTTTCAAGCTGCGGCCACAATGGAGGCAAGGGTGCCAAGGTCGATGATGCACGGTTGCTCGCTGCCGCAGATGACGGCGCGAACTGGATGACTTATGGCAGGACCTATGACGAGCAGCGCTTTTCTCCGCTCACCGCTGTGAATGACTCGAATGTTGGTCAGCTAGGCCTCGAATGGTCGTCCGACCTCGATACGGCGCGCGGACAGGAGGCAACACCGATCGTCGTCGATGGTGTCATGTACATAACTACCGCATGGAGCATGGTGAAAGCCTATGACGCGGCCACCGGAAAGCCACTTTGGTCTTATGACCCGCAGGTGCCGCGATCAAAATTGGTCGATGTCTGCTGCGACGCGGTCAATCGGGGTGTCGCTGTTTATCAGGGCAAAGTTTATGTCGCCACGCTCGACGGTCGACTGATCGCGCTCAACGCAGACGATGGCAAGGTCATCTGGAGCAAGCTGACCATCCCAGAGGGGTCGCATATGGCGATCACTGGCGCCCCGCGCATTGTCAAAGGCAAGGTCCTGATTGGCAGCGCTGGCGCAGAATATATCACACGCGGATATCTGGCCGCCTACGATGCTGAGACAGGCAAGGAAGCATGGCGCTTCTACACGGTCCCCGGCGACCCATCCAAGCCGTTTGAAGGCAAGCATCTGGAAGCGGCATCCAAGACATGGGCTCCTGATGCCTGGAAGAATGGCGGTGGCGGGACGGTCTGGGACTCCATCACCTATGATCCCAAAACCGATCTCGTCTATTTCGGCACCGCAAATGCAGAGCCATGGAATCCCGCCGCGCGCGGGTCTGCTGCAGGTGACAGTCTTTACACGGCATCAATTGTCGCGGTGAAGCCCGACACCGGCGAATACGTCTGGCATTTCCAGGAAACGCCGGAAGATCGCTGGGATTTCGATTCCAACCAGCAGATCATGGTGGCCGACATACCGGTGAACGGAAAACCTCAACACGTGATCCTGCACGCACCAAAGAACGGATTTTTCTATACGCTTGATGCTGCGACAGGAAAATTCATCTCGGGCAAGCCCTTTGCCAAGATCAACTGGGCATCCGGTCTCGACCCCGTGTCAGGCAAGCCGATCGTCAATCCGGAGGCGCGATATGAAATCACGGGCAAGCCGTGGGTCGGTATGCCTGGTGCAGTAGGCGCGCATAGCTGGACGCCAATGTCATACAGCCCGAAAACAGGTCTGGTCTATATTCCGGCCAATGAGACAGTGCAGGTCTACAAGGCAGCCGCAAAGGATTGGAAGCCTGGCCCCGTCGGCTTCCAGCTTGGCATGGACGTTGGTGGCCTTGAAGTCCCTGCAGACAAGGCAATTCGGGCCGCGACCGCAGCCGCATCGAATGGGTCACTTGTCGCTTGGGATCCTGTCGCTGGCAAAGCCCGCTGGACGGTCAACTATCCCGGTCCGACAAACGGCGGCACGCTGGCAACTGCTGGAAACCTCGTCTTTCAGGGAACGGCTGGAGGCGAATTTCGCGCCTATGCCGCTGACACTGGCAAGCAACTTTGGACCTTCCCCACCCAATCCGGCGTCATAGCGGCTCCCATGACCTATTCGGTCAAGGGTGTGCAATATGTCGCGATCCTGGTCGGCTGGGGAGGCGTCTGGGATGTCTCAGGGGGGATGCTCGTAAGCAAATCGCGCATGGCACCGAATATCAGTCGACTTCTGGTCTTCAAGATCGGCGGCGCCAAAACCCTGCCCCCGCCACCACCATACAGCAAGCGTGTCCTCGATCCGCCGCCGTTTACCGGAACGCCAGAGCAAGTCACCGACGGTTCAAGCCATTATGGCAACAGCTGCAGTGTGTGTCACGGGAACGCCGCAGTGGCCGGCAGCCTCAATCCTGATGTCCGTCACTCAGCGGCACTTGGGAATGCCAAACTCTGGCAGCTGATCGTTCATGATGGCCTGTTGAAGGACAATGGCATGGTCTCATGGGCTGGCCAGTATTCTCCGGAGCAGATCGAGAATATTCGCCAATACGTCATCAAGCGCGCCAACGAAGACAAGCTGATCGGAAGCGGCGGCGAATAG
- the glpK gene encoding glycerol kinase GlpK, translated as MTRYVGAIDQGTTSSRFIVFDRSGTIIAVDQKEHEQIMPRAGWVEHDANEIWRNTGNVITGALAKAGLLPSDLAAVGITNQRETSLVWNRHTGEPIHNAIVWMDTRTDQLVTGFARDGGQDRLRAQTGLPLATYFSGLKLRWLLDNVPGAQAAAEQGDLLFGTMDCWLTWKLTGGSDGGIHVTDVTNASRTQMMNLETLDWDEDILALFNVPRACLPTIRSSSEVYGIATGALQGVPVSGILGDQQAALFGQACLNPGEAKNTYGTGCFMLMNTGERPFPSTCGLLTTLGYKLGDAPAIYALEGSISIAGALVQWLRDNLGLIAHASEIEALARTVSDNGDVYFVPAFSGLYAPHWKDNARGVIAGLTRFANKGHIARAALEATAFQTREVLDAMTKDSGVAISELRTDGGMVVNELLMQFQSDILGVPVVRPKVIETTALGAAYAAGLAVGYWNSTQDIVDNWGVDKRWHPVMDEINRASLYASWNKAVSRSFDWVNP; from the coding sequence ATGACTAGATATGTTGGCGCGATCGATCAGGGAACGACAAGCAGCCGTTTCATAGTTTTCGATCGGAGCGGGACGATCATTGCTGTTGACCAGAAAGAGCACGAGCAGATCATGCCGCGCGCCGGATGGGTCGAACATGACGCAAACGAAATTTGGCGCAATACGGGAAATGTCATCACGGGCGCACTTGCCAAGGCAGGATTATTGCCCAGTGACCTTGCAGCGGTTGGCATCACCAACCAGCGCGAAACGAGCCTGGTCTGGAACCGCCACACCGGGGAACCCATACACAACGCGATCGTCTGGATGGATACGCGAACAGACCAACTTGTAACCGGGTTTGCTCGTGACGGGGGCCAGGACCGGCTTCGGGCGCAAACCGGCCTCCCGCTGGCGACCTATTTTTCAGGACTCAAACTGCGTTGGCTGCTCGATAACGTGCCCGGCGCGCAAGCTGCTGCGGAGCAAGGCGACCTGCTGTTTGGAACCATGGACTGCTGGCTCACCTGGAAACTGACAGGCGGTAGCGATGGGGGAATTCACGTGACGGACGTGACCAACGCGTCGCGCACTCAAATGATGAATCTGGAAACCCTTGACTGGGATGAAGACATTCTTGCGCTGTTCAATGTGCCGCGTGCGTGCCTGCCAACGATCCGATCGTCGAGCGAAGTCTATGGCATTGCGACCGGCGCGCTTCAGGGGGTGCCGGTTTCCGGCATTCTCGGCGACCAGCAGGCCGCGCTGTTCGGTCAGGCCTGCCTGAATCCGGGAGAAGCAAAGAACACCTATGGCACGGGCTGTTTCATGCTGATGAACACTGGGGAACGCCCGTTTCCATCGACCTGCGGTCTGCTCACGACCCTTGGCTACAAGCTTGGCGATGCTCCGGCGATCTACGCGCTGGAGGGTTCGATCTCGATTGCCGGTGCGCTGGTTCAGTGGCTTCGGGACAATCTGGGGCTCATTGCGCATGCCAGTGAAATCGAGGCACTGGCACGAACCGTTTCCGACAATGGCGATGTCTATTTCGTGCCGGCCTTTTCGGGCCTCTACGCGCCTCACTGGAAGGACAATGCCCGTGGCGTCATTGCCGGCCTGACCCGTTTCGCAAACAAAGGACATATTGCGCGCGCAGCCCTTGAAGCGACAGCATTCCAGACCCGCGAAGTCCTTGATGCCATGACAAAGGATTCCGGCGTCGCAATCAGCGAATTGCGAACCGACGGGGGTATGGTCGTGAATGAGTTGTTGATGCAGTTCCAGTCCGATATTCTGGGTGTGCCCGTGGTGAGGCCCAAAGTGATCGAAACAACTGCATTGGGCGCTGCCTATGCCGCGGGACTTGCAGTGGGCTACTGGAATTCGACGCAGGATATTGTCGACAATTGGGGTGTAGACAAGCGTTGGCACCCCGTGATGGACGAAATCAACCGGGCAAGCCTCTATGCTTCGTGGAACAAGGCTGTTTCGCGATCGTTCGACTGGGTCAATCCGTAG
- a CDS encoding acyl-CoA dehydrogenase family protein, which translates to MQLVARFEAQFANAAAVLAQRCSVNGKLDGNLLDQHQICCYELAFAASELFAAREMLQARDGAAAHLALTFAALALPSALQRLDAIAAELDCDLDLASLRGAADYLQVQRNGIGAALAEIGKSIIATDIDFTRLETNAHVDLMRETFQRFGQEHVAPIAGDIHRYDQDIPESLLAQLRDMGVFGLSVPMRFGGSAPDEGEDTLAMIAVTEALSEASLGAAGSLITRPEILTRAILAGGTDAQKDYWLPRIAAGDPLAAIAITEPDFGSDAASLNLRGQQTEGGWMLNGAKTWCTFAGKAGVLMVVARTGDTDGYKGLSILLVEKPSFDGHAFDYRQSTGGRLSGKAIPTIGYRGMHSFDLAFEDFFVPDANLLGEAGGLGNGFYYTMAGMTGGRIQTAGRACGLMAAAIKAAIRYAGDRQVFGRQLGTFQLTQAKIATMAARYAACRQLAYRVGTMLDAGEGQMEASLAKLYACRSAELVTREALQIHGGMGYAEETAVSRYFVDARVLSIFEGAEETLALKVVARELLQRALGRA; encoded by the coding sequence ATGCAATTGGTGGCGCGATTCGAAGCGCAGTTCGCCAACGCGGCTGCAGTTCTGGCTCAGCGCTGCTCGGTAAACGGCAAGCTTGACGGGAACCTGCTCGATCAGCACCAGATCTGCTGCTACGAACTCGCCTTTGCCGCCTCTGAACTTTTCGCTGCTCGGGAAATGCTGCAGGCGCGCGACGGTGCCGCTGCTCATCTTGCCTTGACCTTTGCAGCACTTGCACTGCCGAGCGCATTGCAACGTCTCGACGCGATCGCAGCCGAACTTGATTGCGACTTGGACCTCGCGAGCCTTCGCGGTGCAGCAGATTATTTGCAGGTGCAACGGAACGGTATCGGGGCGGCGCTAGCGGAAATCGGCAAGTCGATCATAGCCACGGACATCGATTTCACACGACTTGAGACCAATGCGCATGTCGACTTGATGCGCGAGACGTTCCAGCGCTTCGGTCAGGAGCATGTTGCGCCAATCGCAGGAGATATTCACCGGTATGATCAAGACATCCCCGAATCCCTGCTGGCGCAATTGCGGGACATGGGGGTGTTCGGTCTTTCGGTGCCTATGCGCTTTGGGGGAAGCGCACCAGATGAAGGCGAAGATACGCTTGCCATGATTGCGGTCACCGAGGCCTTGTCAGAGGCTTCGCTGGGCGCCGCCGGAAGTCTCATCACACGGCCCGAGATACTGACGCGCGCCATCCTAGCGGGAGGGACTGACGCCCAGAAGGACTATTGGTTGCCGAGGATCGCGGCCGGAGATCCGCTTGCTGCCATTGCAATTACTGAGCCGGATTTCGGATCCGATGCTGCCAGCCTCAACCTTCGGGGCCAGCAGACAGAAGGTGGATGGATGCTCAATGGCGCAAAGACCTGGTGCACATTCGCCGGCAAAGCCGGTGTGCTGATGGTTGTCGCCCGAACAGGCGATACCGACGGTTACAAGGGACTGAGCATCCTGCTTGTCGAGAAGCCCTCGTTCGATGGCCACGCCTTCGACTATCGCCAATCAACCGGCGGGCGTTTGAGCGGCAAGGCCATTCCCACGATCGGCTATCGCGGCATGCACAGCTTCGACTTGGCGTTTGAAGATTTTTTTGTGCCGGATGCCAATCTTCTTGGCGAAGCGGGCGGCTTGGGCAACGGATTCTACTACACGATGGCTGGCATGACCGGCGGCCGCATCCAGACTGCGGGGCGAGCTTGCGGATTGATGGCAGCCGCGATCAAGGCAGCCATTCGCTATGCCGGGGACCGGCAAGTCTTTGGCAGGCAGCTTGGCACATTTCAGCTGACGCAAGCGAAAATTGCGACAATGGCCGCCCGATATGCTGCCTGCCGCCAGTTGGCCTATCGCGTCGGAACGATGCTCGACGCCGGCGAAGGTCAGATGGAAGCAAGCCTCGCAAAGCTTTATGCCTGCCGCTCCGCAGAGCTTGTCACAAGAGAAGCCCTGCAGATTCACGGCGGCATGGGCTATGCCGAGGAAACCGCGGTCAGCCGGTATTTCGTTGACGCGCGCGTCCTGTCGATTTTCGAAGGGGCGGAGGAGACGCTTGCCTTGAAAGTTGTCGCGCGCGAACTACTTCAGCGCGCGTTGGGCCGCGCCTAG
- a CDS encoding sigma-54-dependent transcriptional regulator, whose protein sequence is MTPGGNRILMLVDDEPAQTRLVTALAARAGWRTLGVADADSALATLETRDGMLLDAILIDQAMPGGDTTSLIAKIRELRPDLPILMLTALSSVEVAVEAMRAGATDFLAKPIAPDRLLAALDGAVSAKSLAGELRPLTEKISTPLGFGEIVGSNPEFRAALAVAAKAARARIPVLIEGESGVGKEVVADAIHAASPREKKPFIAINCGAIPANLIESELFGHEKGAFTGAFTRHIGKFQDADGGTLFLDEIGEMPLEAQVKLLRVIQTGEVHPIGARGFREVDVRIIAATNKTLLDEVEAGRFREDLYYRLAVVQVVIPPLRDRRSDIPALARHLLARIARQPGLRSLGITDGALSVLASYDWPGNVRQLQNALFRAAVLCEGDALTSQDFPEISSKSSSMLVSSTASEAGITLYDSDGHLRPLESIEADVIRLAIGHYRGRMTEVARRLGIGRSTLYRKLAELGISDAA, encoded by the coding sequence ATGACCCCGGGGGGCAACCGCATCCTGATGCTTGTCGATGACGAGCCTGCGCAGACGCGGCTTGTAACTGCGCTTGCGGCGAGAGCAGGATGGCGGACATTGGGCGTTGCCGACGCTGATTCGGCGCTAGCGACACTTGAAACGCGCGATGGGATGCTCCTTGATGCAATCCTGATTGATCAGGCCATGCCGGGCGGTGACACAACGTCACTAATCGCCAAAATTCGTGAACTCAGGCCTGATTTGCCCATACTGATGCTCACTGCTCTGAGCTCGGTAGAGGTTGCAGTTGAGGCCATGCGTGCTGGCGCGACGGACTTCCTGGCCAAGCCCATCGCTCCCGACCGGCTGCTCGCAGCGCTGGACGGCGCCGTTAGCGCAAAGAGCCTGGCAGGCGAACTTCGCCCGCTTACCGAGAAAATTTCCACACCGCTGGGCTTTGGTGAGATAGTCGGATCGAACCCGGAATTCAGGGCAGCTCTTGCCGTTGCCGCAAAGGCAGCACGCGCACGCATTCCCGTTCTGATCGAAGGCGAAAGCGGTGTCGGCAAGGAAGTTGTCGCAGATGCTATCCATGCGGCCTCACCAAGAGAGAAGAAGCCGTTCATCGCGATCAATTGCGGGGCCATTCCTGCCAACCTGATCGAATCCGAACTGTTCGGCCACGAAAAGGGCGCCTTCACCGGCGCATTCACGCGCCACATCGGAAAGTTCCAGGACGCCGATGGTGGAACCCTGTTCCTTGACGAAATCGGCGAAATGCCGCTTGAAGCGCAGGTCAAACTGTTACGCGTCATCCAGACTGGCGAAGTTCATCCGATCGGTGCCCGCGGCTTTCGCGAAGTCGATGTGCGGATCATCGCGGCGACCAACAAGACCCTGCTCGATGAAGTCGAAGCCGGACGATTCCGGGAAGACCTCTATTACAGACTTGCAGTAGTGCAGGTGGTAATTCCGCCATTGCGGGACCGTCGAAGCGACATTCCGGCGCTTGCCCGGCACCTGTTGGCCCGTATAGCGCGCCAGCCCGGCCTGCGGAGTCTGGGCATAACCGACGGCGCACTCAGTGTACTTGCAAGCTACGACTGGCCAGGCAATGTCCGACAGCTTCAGAACGCGTTGTTCCGCGCAGCCGTCCTGTGCGAAGGCGACGCGCTCACCTCTCAGGACTTTCCCGAAATCTCGAGCAAGTCGTCGTCCATGCTTGTGTCTTCGACGGCAAGCGAGGCAGGCATCACGCTCTATGACAGCGACGGCCACCTTCGCCCTCTCGAATCGATCGAGGCAGATGTTATCCGGCTCGCAATCGGACATTACCGCGGCCGCATGACCGAAGTTGCCCGACGGCTCGGAATTGGTCGCTCGACACTCTACCGCAAGCTCGCAGAACTTGGCATCAGCGACGCCGCCTGA
- a CDS encoding aa3-type cytochrome c oxidase subunit IV: MAGNSDMKAHRETYESVMSLLKWSAVASFIVGAIVVVLIGS, translated from the coding sequence ATGGCTGGCAATAGCGACATGAAGGCACATCGCGAAACCTATGAGAGCGTGATGAGCTTGCTCAAATGGAGTGCTGTCGCTTCCTTCATCGTTGGGGCGATCGTTGTCGTTCTGATCGGCAGCTAA
- a CDS encoding NAD(P) transhydrogenase subunit alpha yields the protein MVKIAVLKETAAGEFRAAATPETVKKFIGLGATLFVEKGTGAGASISDADYEAAGATLGTLAATAKDADIILGVQGPDPKSLKGVKDGAWIVAGLDPFGQRARVDEYAKAGVEALAMEFMPRITRAQSMDILSSQSNLAGYKAVIDAAGAFGRAFPMMMTAAGTVSAARVFIMGVGVAGLQAIATARRLGAQVSATDVRSATKEQIESLGAKAIFVENVAGIEGEGAGGYATEMSDEYKAAQAELVSSHIAKQDIVITTALIPGRAAPRLITDAQIKSMKPGSVIFDLAVAQGGNVEGSKADEVVVKHGVKILGYANTPAHLAADTSALFSRNLFNFLSAFWDKEAGRPVLPDDDEITAAIRLTKGGKVVNERLLG from the coding sequence GTGGTCAAAATCGCTGTCCTCAAAGAGACCGCAGCAGGCGAATTCCGAGCTGCGGCAACGCCCGAGACTGTGAAGAAGTTCATTGGCCTCGGCGCGACTCTTTTCGTTGAGAAGGGCACTGGTGCCGGGGCTTCCATCTCCGATGCGGACTATGAGGCCGCGGGCGCAACGCTGGGCACTCTGGCGGCGACGGCAAAGGACGCGGATATCATCCTCGGCGTACAGGGGCCGGATCCCAAATCCCTGAAGGGCGTGAAGGACGGAGCCTGGATTGTGGCCGGGCTCGATCCGTTCGGTCAACGGGCACGGGTGGACGAGTATGCGAAAGCTGGTGTCGAGGCACTGGCCATGGAATTCATGCCGCGCATCACGCGAGCACAGTCGATGGACATTTTGTCGTCGCAATCGAACCTCGCAGGCTACAAGGCCGTGATCGATGCGGCGGGTGCCTTCGGGCGCGCCTTCCCGATGATGATGACAGCCGCAGGCACAGTCAGCGCGGCGCGGGTTTTCATTATGGGCGTCGGCGTCGCGGGGCTTCAGGCAATCGCGACCGCTCGCCGCCTCGGTGCGCAGGTTTCGGCAACCGACGTGCGCTCGGCCACGAAGGAACAGATCGAATCGCTGGGCGCCAAGGCCATTTTTGTTGAAAATGTTGCTGGCATCGAAGGCGAGGGCGCGGGTGGCTATGCGACCGAAATGTCGGATGAGTACAAGGCGGCACAGGCCGAACTGGTTTCTTCCCACATCGCCAAACAGGACATTGTGATCACGACAGCCCTGATCCCCGGACGCGCCGCGCCACGGCTGATCACCGATGCGCAGATCAAATCAATGAAGCCCGGCAGTGTGATCTTCGACCTGGCGGTGGCGCAAGGCGGAAACGTTGAAGGCAGCAAGGCTGATGAAGTCGTCGTGAAGCACGGCGTGAAAATCCTCGGCTATGCCAACACGCCGGCGCATCTTGCAGCCGACACGTCTGCCCTGTTCTCGCGCAACCTGTTCAATTTCCTGAGTGCGTTCTGGGACAAGGAGGCCGGCCGGCCGGTCCTCCCTGATGATGACGAAATCACGGCAGCCATCCGCCTGACCAAGGGCGGCAAGGTTGTGAATGAACGCCTGTTGGGCTGA
- a CDS encoding NAD(P) transhydrogenase subunit alpha, which yields MDFISILSIFVLACFVGYYVVWSVTPALHTPLMAVTNAISSVIIVGALIASAAAGSPTSKWLGLIAVALASVNIFGGFAVTARMLAMYKKKER from the coding sequence ATGGACTTCATCTCAATTCTTTCCATCTTCGTGCTGGCCTGCTTTGTCGGCTATTACGTTGTCTGGTCAGTTACCCCTGCATTGCATACGCCGCTGATGGCAGTGACGAACGCGATTTCCTCGGTGATCATTGTCGGCGCGCTGATTGCGTCGGCTGCGGCAGGCTCGCCGACGTCCAAATGGCTGGGGCTGATCGCCGTTGCGCTCGCAAGCGTCAATATCTTCGGAGGCTTCGCCGTGACGGCGCGCATGCTGGCGATGTACAAGAAGAAGGAGCGCTAG
- a CDS encoding NAD(P)(+) transhydrogenase (Re/Si-specific) subunit beta — translation MEHVAPPAWVMLAYLVSGVFFILALRGLSSPATSQRGNRFGMAGMLIAVGTTLFTHEIASLPEIAGAIAIGGGIGWITARRIAMTDMPQLVAAFHSLVGMAAVLVAAAAFLNPQAFGIADADGLIHQVSRIEMGLGVAIGAITFSGSVIAFLKLNGNMSGAPIMLPARHVINLGTLAAILGLIGYFLTDQSPWIFWTITGLSFLIGFLLIIPIGGADMPVVVSMLNSYSGWAAAAMGFTLHNTAMIITGALVGSSGAILSYIMCKAMNRSFISVIAGGFGATASSGGDAAKTDRPWKRGAAEDAAYMMKQADQVIIVPGYGMAVAQAQHVLREMADLLKKEGVKVKYAIHPVAGRMPGHMNVLLAEANVPYDEVFELEDINGEFAQTDVAFIIGANDVVNPAAKTDKSSPIYGMPVFDVDKAKTVFFIKRSMGGVGYAGVDNDVFYMDQTMMLLADAKKMVEDIVKALQH, via the coding sequence ATGGAACATGTTGCTCCGCCCGCCTGGGTGATGCTTGCCTATCTGGTATCGGGCGTCTTCTTCATTCTGGCATTGCGCGGACTCTCTTCACCGGCAACGTCGCAACGGGGCAACCGGTTCGGCATGGCGGGCATGCTGATCGCGGTTGGCACGACCCTGTTTACGCACGAAATTGCAAGCCTGCCTGAAATTGCCGGCGCAATTGCGATTGGTGGCGGGATAGGCTGGATCACTGCGCGGCGCATTGCGATGACCGACATGCCGCAGCTTGTCGCGGCCTTCCATTCGCTTGTCGGCATGGCGGCAGTGCTGGTGGCAGCAGCTGCATTTCTCAATCCGCAGGCATTTGGCATTGCCGATGCTGATGGCCTGATCCACCAGGTCAGTCGGATAGAAATGGGTCTGGGCGTTGCGATTGGCGCCATTACCTTTTCCGGCTCTGTGATCGCGTTTCTCAAACTCAATGGAAACATGTCCGGCGCGCCGATCATGTTGCCGGCCCGCCACGTGATCAATCTGGGCACTCTTGCCGCGATCCTTGGCCTGATCGGCTATTTCCTGACTGATCAGAGTCCCTGGATATTCTGGACGATTACCGGCCTGTCCTTCCTGATCGGGTTCCTCCTGATCATCCCCATCGGCGGGGCAGACATGCCGGTCGTCGTGTCGATGCTCAACAGCTATTCGGGCTGGGCGGCGGCCGCGATGGGCTTCACACTCCACAACACGGCGATGATTATCACGGGTGCGCTGGTCGGCTCATCGGGCGCGATCCTGTCTTACATCATGTGCAAGGCGATGAACCGAAGCTTCATTTCGGTGATTGCGGGCGGCTTTGGCGCGACCGCCAGCTCCGGCGGCGATGCGGCCAAGACCGATCGGCCATGGAAGCGCGGTGCTGCCGAAGACGCGGCCTATATGATGAAACAGGCTGATCAGGTGATCATCGTGCCCGGCTACGGCATGGCTGTGGCCCAGGCGCAGCATGTCCTCAGGGAAATGGCTGACCTGCTCAAGAAGGAAGGCGTCAAGGTCAAATACGCGATTCATCCGGTTGCCGGGCGCATGCCGGGGCATATGAACGTTCTGCTTGCCGAGGCCAATGTGCCGTATGACGAAGTGTTTGAGCTGGAAGATATCAATGGCGAATTTGCGCAGACCGATGTCGCATTCATCATCGGCGCGAACGATGTCGTGAATCCGGCTGCCAAGACGGACAAATCATCACCCATTTACGGCATGCCGGTATTTGATGTGGACAAGGCCAAGACCGTGTTCTTCATCAAGCGTTCAATGGGGGGCGTTGGCTATGCCGGCGTCGACAATGACGTCTTCTACATGGATCAGACAATGATGTTGCTCGCGGATGCCAAGAAAATGGTCGAGGACATCGTCAAGGCCCTGCAGCATTGA
- a CDS encoding winged helix DNA-binding protein codes for MTGFLGGAGSFDSGPSALIFADSEAGGLAAEASVRIVGGRIAGRLHLADAVDRLNRQASIDAVIVDLTDDHGSVADRLLDMLSYIAERDNRPVIVAARFALLDCVAARLHSGPITLLCDPDLIDRVSALALAWQNEVRLGVADITSEDDNDRLRRLAEEVSRIAQTLAKLSSTASPESGDGLKPARRVEDMRPTFAAEPVQLAPALARAEDLRAILRQRRLRNRFFDPALFADPAWDMLLDLMAARLEGESVSVTSLCIASAVPSTTALRWIRTLIDTGLVQRRADPADGRRIHISLTDPAALAMSAYLAAALGQEGLIV; via the coding sequence ATGACGGGGTTTCTTGGCGGGGCTGGCAGTTTTGATTCGGGTCCGAGTGCACTGATATTCGCAGATAGTGAAGCAGGGGGATTGGCCGCTGAGGCCTCGGTTCGCATTGTTGGCGGGCGTATTGCGGGCCGGTTGCACCTTGCGGACGCCGTTGACCGTCTCAATCGACAGGCTTCGATCGACGCGGTCATCGTCGATCTGACCGATGACCATGGCTCAGTCGCGGATCGTTTGCTCGATATGCTGAGCTATATTGCAGAGCGCGACAACCGGCCCGTCATCGTCGCTGCGCGTTTTGCCTTGCTTGATTGTGTCGCAGCACGTCTGCATTCAGGCCCTATCACGCTCTTGTGCGACCCCGATCTGATTGATCGTGTGTCAGCACTGGCGCTGGCTTGGCAAAACGAGGTGCGGCTTGGCGTTGCGGACATTACGTCGGAGGATGACAATGACCGCCTTCGCCGCCTAGCTGAAGAAGTGAGCCGCATTGCCCAGACTCTGGCCAAGCTGTCCAGCACCGCAAGTCCAGAATCGGGCGATGGCTTGAAACCGGCAAGGCGCGTCGAGGATATGCGGCCGACTTTTGCGGCAGAGCCAGTGCAGCTCGCGCCCGCCTTGGCCAGGGCAGAGGACTTGCGCGCAATCCTGCGCCAGCGTCGATTGCGTAATCGCTTCTTCGACCCGGCACTTTTTGCTGATCCCGCCTGGGACATGCTGCTGGATCTCATGGCTGCAAGGCTTGAAGGCGAGAGTGTGTCCGTGACCAGTTTGTGCATTGCCTCTGCTGTCCCTTCGACCACGGCATTACGCTGGATTCGCACTCTGATTGATACGGGATTGGTGCAAAGGCGAGCCGACCCCGCAGATGGTCGCCGCATCCATATCAGCCTGACCGACCCGGCTGCATTGGCGATGAGCGCTTATCTGGCCGCAGCTCTGGGGCAAGAAGGTCTGATCGTTTGA